The proteins below come from a single bacterium BMS3Abin14 genomic window:
- a CDS encoding DsrE/DsrF-like family protein has protein sequence MKLGVVVSTNDPEVAFNAMRLANFATNEGDEVAVFLMNAGVELDQIEDTKFNIRGQTEVFMAAGGRIMACGTCLKLRNSEGSEICPMSTMNDLYHLLLDSDRVISF, from the coding sequence ATGAAATTGGGAGTGGTTGTTTCCACAAATGATCCTGAAGTGGCATTCAACGCCATGCGCCTGGCAAATTTCGCGACCAACGAAGGTGACGAGGTGGCAGTTTTTCTTATGAATGCAGGGGTTGAACTCGACCAGATTGAAGACACAAAGTTCAACATTCGCGGGCAGACTGAAGTTTTCATGGCCGCTGGAGGACGTATCATGGCCTGTGGAACATGCCTTAAACTGCGTAATTCAGAGGGTTCTGAAATATGCCCGATGTCAACAATGAATGATCTGTATCACCTGCTCCTTGACTCAGATCGGGTGATCAGTTTCTAA
- a CDS encoding putative HTH-type transcriptional regulator/MT0088: MISKRKFKSSIYEQLARIGKAVASPKRLELLDLLCQSDRTVEYLSSETGMTLANTSRHLHVLSAARLIEGEKEGQYVRYRLTDEAVCKFYLNMRLLAERRLAEIRQITNQFLEDRGALEAVDRESLLKRVRAGEVTVLDVRPVEEYRTGHIPGAISFPLKELAERLSELPKGQEIAAYCRGPYCVLAVEAVKMLRTNGFHAVRLEDGVLDWCAHGLSVERSREY; encoded by the coding sequence ATGATCTCCAAACGAAAGTTCAAGAGTTCCATTTATGAGCAGTTAGCGCGTATCGGCAAGGCGGTAGCAAGTCCGAAACGCCTCGAGCTGTTGGACCTGCTCTGCCAGAGTGACCGCACGGTGGAGTATCTCTCATCGGAAACCGGGATGACCCTGGCCAACACATCCCGGCATCTCCATGTTCTGAGCGCCGCGCGGCTGATCGAAGGGGAAAAGGAAGGCCAGTATGTCAGGTACCGCCTTACCGATGAAGCAGTCTGCAAGTTCTATCTGAATATGCGTTTGCTGGCAGAGAGGCGGCTTGCTGAAATCCGGCAGATCACGAATCAGTTCCTTGAAGATCGCGGGGCCCTGGAGGCTGTCGACAGGGAATCGTTGTTGAAGCGCGTTCGGGCAGGTGAGGTGACAGTTCTGGACGTTCGCCCGGTGGAGGAGTACCGCACCGGTCATATTCCCGGCGCAATCTCTTTTCCGCTAAAGGAACTGGCGGAGCGCCTGTCTGAACTGCCGAAGGGTCAGGAGATCGCGGCCTACTGCAGGGGGCCATACTGTGTCCTGGCCGTGGAGGCTGTGAAGATGCTGAGAACAAATGGATTTCATGCGGTGCGTCTGGAAGATGGGGTCCTGGATTGGTGCGCGCATGGGCTCTCTGTGGAAAGATCAAGGGAGTATTGA
- the iscS_2 gene encoding cysteine desulfurase: MKSEIYLDYNASTPLAPEVIEAMRPFLAGYYGNPSSLHFAGAPAKAALERTRGKVAALIGCAPGEIVFTSGGSESDNHAIKGTFFACEGGRKHVITTAVEHPAVIEPIRFLQRLGAEASIVPVDKDGMVDPDDIRKEIRKETILVSVMHANNEVGTIEPIEEISRITREYGIPFHTDAAQSAGKIPVDVDSLGVDLLTIAGHKLYAPKGVGALYVREGTKLASFVHGAGHEEGRRAGTESVLLAVGLGRACEIAPDFMNGDVRLLRDLFFEKLKEIFGDDIVLNGHPEMRLPNTLNVSFRGKMGSAILDRLDGVAASTGSACHAGETALSPVQKAMGVSEETGLGAVRFSLGRMTTRDEILEVVERLKHV; the protein is encoded by the coding sequence ATGAAAAGCGAAATCTACCTCGATTACAATGCAAGCACACCCTTGGCCCCGGAAGTGATCGAAGCGATGCGCCCCTTCCTGGCCGGCTACTACGGGAACCCCTCTTCGCTTCATTTTGCCGGAGCCCCGGCGAAGGCGGCCCTGGAAAGAACAAGGGGAAAGGTGGCGGCCCTGATCGGCTGCGCACCCGGAGAGATCGTCTTCACGAGCGGGGGGAGCGAGAGCGACAATCACGCCATCAAGGGGACCTTCTTTGCCTGCGAAGGGGGCAGAAAACATGTTATCACCACCGCCGTGGAACACCCTGCGGTTATCGAGCCGATCAGATTCCTGCAGAGGCTGGGCGCTGAAGCCTCAATCGTCCCTGTGGACAAAGATGGCATGGTCGACCCGGACGATATCAGGAAGGAGATCAGGAAAGAGACCATCCTTGTATCGGTCATGCACGCCAACAACGAGGTGGGGACGATAGAACCCATAGAGGAGATATCGAGGATCACGAGGGAGTATGGGATACCCTTCCATACGGATGCTGCGCAGTCGGCGGGAAAGATCCCGGTGGACGTGGACTCCCTGGGGGTGGACCTTCTCACCATCGCCGGGCACAAGCTTTACGCGCCCAAGGGGGTGGGTGCGCTGTATGTTCGTGAGGGGACGAAGCTCGCGTCGTTTGTCCACGGCGCGGGGCACGAGGAAGGTAGAAGAGCGGGCACAGAGAGCGTACTTCTCGCCGTGGGGCTTGGCAGGGCGTGCGAGATCGCGCCGGATTTCATGAACGGGGATGTGCGTCTTTTGAGGGATCTTTTCTTCGAGAAGCTCAAGGAGATTTTCGGTGACGATATAGTCCTGAACGGCCATCCGGAGATGCGTTTGCCGAATACCCTTAACGTAAGTTTCAGGGGTAAAATGGGAAGTGCGATCCTGGATCGCCTGGATGGGGTCGCTGCATCAACCGGATCCGCCTGCCACGCCGGCGAAACAGCTCTGTCTCCTGTCCAAAAGGCTATGGGGGTTTCTGAAGAGACGGGACTGGGTGCGGTGAGATTCAGCCTGGGAAGGATGACGACAAGGGATGAAATCCTGGAGGTCGTTGAGCGGCTTAAACATGTTTAA